From a single Maritimibacter sp. DP1N21-5 genomic region:
- the puuE gene encoding allantoinase PuuE has protein sequence MNRYPRNLRGYGANPPDPQWPGGARIAVQFVVNYEEGGENNILHGDAASEAFLSEIVGAAPWPDQRHWNMESVYDYGARAGFWRLHRLFTRAGIKPTVYGVTTALARSPEQVAAMLDADWEIASHGFKWVEHKDMPEADERAAMDEAYRLHTLVTGTPPRGWYTGRCSMNTIRIAAEMGTLDYVSDTVDDDLPYWLKVGARDQLVIPYTMDANDMRFATAQGFNTGEHFYQYLKDSFDALYAEGLEGSPKMMSVGLHCRLVGRPGRVMGLKRFIDYIQSFEGVWTPRRIDIAEHWAATHPPAGLIAPSALDKPAFVAKFGSIFEHSPWIAERAWEAEIGPAHDSAIGLHAALTRQFRAASHDERLGVLTAHPDLAGKLAAAKRLTAESTEEQASAGLDALTVEEHDAFTRLNTAYVEKHGFPFIIAVRDHDKQGILNAFRRRVDNDTETEFSEACRQVERIALHRLKALLP, from the coding sequence ATGAACAGATACCCGCGCAACCTCCGTGGCTATGGAGCGAACCCTCCCGATCCACAATGGCCCGGCGGGGCGCGGATCGCGGTGCAGTTCGTTGTGAACTACGAAGAGGGCGGCGAGAACAACATCCTGCATGGCGACGCCGCCTCCGAGGCCTTCCTGTCGGAAATCGTCGGCGCCGCCCCCTGGCCGGACCAGCGGCACTGGAACATGGAATCGGTCTATGACTACGGCGCGCGGGCCGGGTTCTGGCGGCTCCACCGCCTGTTCACACGGGCGGGGATCAAGCCCACGGTCTATGGCGTGACGACCGCGCTCGCCCGCTCGCCCGAACAGGTCGCCGCGATGCTGGACGCCGATTGGGAGATCGCCTCGCATGGCTTCAAGTGGGTCGAACACAAGGACATGCCCGAGGCCGACGAACGCGCTGCGATGGACGAGGCTTACCGCCTCCACACGCTCGTCACCGGCACCCCGCCGCGCGGCTGGTACACCGGGCGTTGTTCTATGAACACGATCCGCATCGCCGCCGAGATGGGCACGCTCGATTATGTCTCGGACACCGTGGACGACGACCTGCCCTATTGGCTGAAGGTGGGCGCGCGCGACCAGCTCGTCATCCCTTACACCATGGACGCCAACGACATGCGCTTCGCAACCGCGCAGGGCTTCAACACCGGCGAGCATTTCTACCAATACCTCAAGGACAGCTTCGACGCGCTCTACGCCGAGGGGCTGGAGGGCTCGCCCAAGATGATGTCGGTCGGTCTTCACTGCCGCCTCGTCGGCAGGCCGGGGCGGGTCATGGGGCTCAAACGCTTCATCGACTACATCCAGAGCTTCGAGGGCGTCTGGACCCCGCGCCGGATCGACATCGCCGAACATTGGGCGGCGACCCATCCGCCTGCTGGACTTATCGCACCATCCGCGCTGGACAAGCCTGCCTTCGTGGCGAAGTTCGGGTCGATTTTCGAACATTCCCCCTGGATCGCCGAACGCGCGTGGGAGGCCGAGATAGGCCCCGCCCACGACAGCGCGATTGGCCTCCACGCCGCGCTCACCCGGCAGTTCCGCGCCGCCTCCCACGACGAGCGTCTGGGCGTTCTCACCGCCCACCCCGACCTCGCCGGCAAGCTCGCCGCCGCCAAGCGGCTCACGGCCGAATCGACCGAGGAACAGGCCTCCGCCGGGCTCGATGCGCTCACCGTCGAGGAGCACGACGCCTTCACCCGGCTCAACACTGCCTATGTCGAAAAACACGGCTTTCCGTTCATCATCGCGGTGCGCGACCACGACAAGCAGGGGATCCTCAACGCCTTCCGCCGTCGCGTGGACAACGACACCGAGACCGAGTTTTCCGAAGCCTGCCGACAGGTCGAGCGAATTGCGCTCCACCGGCTGAAGGCGCTGCTCCCATGA
- a CDS encoding xanthine dehydrogenase family protein molybdopterin-binding subunit — MNIRTTRRGFMTGAAAAGAALVVGINPKGSWAAAHGGEFIPNPFVRIDGDGTVTVILKHFEMGQGTSTGLTTLLAEELDADWETIQIEFAPADTVTYMNTLMGVQGSGGSTAIANSFMQYREAGAAAKSLLVMAAAEEWGVEAGTITVEKGMLSSGDHSASFGEMAALVKEGATPNPVLKDPSQFTLIGTDHIPRKDSLAKTTGTATFAMDVMPEGVVYAVMQRSPKFGGTLVSFDDAAAREVPGVVDVKETPMGVVVYATNTWAAEQGRQALAVEWDFANAETRSTSDMEAEYLAALDGEGLPARTEGDAAAVLASAAKTIEAEFHFPFLAHAPMETLNSVVQIADGKCQVWDGCQFHTVTQGAVGAVSGVGAENTSIETVYAGGSFGRRANFNSDYEVEATMAALALGDGRPVKLVWTREDDVKGGYYRPMVVHRVKAGVTEDGNLDAWHSSIATKSIFTGTPMGDAVVVNGVDVFSVEGVADTEYTIPNFAVDLRNMETPVSVLWWRSVGHSHSGYAMEVAMDMAAEAAGRDPVEFRQTLLANEPRTLAVLNLAAEKAGWGGELPEGRGRGVAVHKSFNTRVAQVAEVSVTDGKVKIERIVAAVDLGVAVNPDVIRAQVEGAIGYGLGHAMRQKITFTEGEVDQSNFPDYEPLRMSDMPEIEVHIVQSTEAPTGIGEPGLPPAAPAVANAIYAAMGKRVMRLPMVDDGIEFA, encoded by the coding sequence ATGAACATTCGCACAACGCGCCGGGGTTTCATGACCGGGGCCGCCGCGGCAGGGGCCGCGCTGGTCGTCGGGATCAACCCCAAGGGAAGCTGGGCCGCCGCCCATGGCGGTGAGTTCATACCGAACCCCTTCGTCCGGATCGACGGTGACGGCACCGTGACCGTGATCCTCAAGCATTTCGAGATGGGGCAGGGCACCTCGACCGGGCTCACCACGCTTCTGGCCGAGGAACTGGACGCCGACTGGGAGACGATCCAGATCGAATTCGCGCCCGCCGATACCGTGACCTACATGAACACGCTCATGGGCGTGCAGGGTTCGGGCGGGTCGACCGCCATCGCCAACAGCTTCATGCAATACAGGGAAGCGGGGGCGGCGGCGAAATCGCTGCTCGTCATGGCGGCCGCCGAGGAATGGGGTGTCGAGGCGGGCACGATCACGGTTGAGAAAGGCATGCTCTCTTCGGGCGACCACTCTGCCTCCTTCGGCGAGATGGCCGCGCTCGTGAAAGAGGGCGCTACGCCGAACCCGGTGCTCAAGGACCCGAGCCAGTTCACCCTGATCGGCACCGACCATATCCCGCGCAAGGACAGCCTGGCCAAGACGACGGGCACCGCGACCTTCGCCATGGACGTGATGCCCGAGGGCGTCGTCTATGCCGTCATGCAACGCTCGCCAAAGTTCGGGGGCACCCTCGTGTCCTTCGACGATGCGGCGGCCCGCGAAGTGCCGGGTGTCGTCGACGTCAAGGAGACGCCGATGGGCGTCGTGGTCTATGCCACCAACACCTGGGCGGCGGAGCAAGGGCGTCAGGCGCTTGCCGTCGAATGGGACTTCGCCAATGCTGAGACCCGGTCGACGTCGGACATGGAGGCCGAGTATCTGGCCGCTCTGGACGGCGAGGGCCTGCCCGCACGGACCGAAGGCGATGCGGCCGCGGTCCTGGCCTCGGCGGCCAAGACCATCGAGGCGGAGTTCCACTTCCCCTTCCTCGCGCATGCGCCGATGGAGACGCTCAACAGCGTGGTGCAGATCGCGGATGGCAAGTGCCAGGTCTGGGACGGCTGCCAGTTCCACACGGTCACGCAAGGCGCCGTGGGTGCGGTGTCGGGCGTCGGGGCCGAGAACACTTCGATCGAGACCGTCTATGCCGGGGGCTCGTTCGGGCGTCGTGCGAACTTCAACTCGGACTACGAGGTCGAGGCGACCATGGCCGCGCTCGCGCTGGGTGATGGCCGCCCGGTCAAGCTCGTCTGGACGCGGGAGGACGACGTGAAAGGCGGGTATTACCGGCCAATGGTGGTGCATCGCGTGAAGGCGGGGGTGACCGAGGACGGCAACCTCGATGCCTGGCATTCGTCGATCGCGACCAAGTCTATCTTCACGGGCACGCCGATGGGCGACGCGGTGGTGGTGAACGGTGTCGACGTCTTCTCGGTCGAGGGCGTGGCGGATACGGAATACACCATTCCGAATTTCGCCGTGGACCTGCGCAACATGGAGACACCGGTGAGCGTGCTCTGGTGGCGCTCGGTCGGCCATTCGCATTCCGGCTACGCCATGGAGGTCGCCATGGACATGGCCGCCGAGGCCGCCGGGCGCGATCCGGTGGAGTTTCGGCAGACGCTGTTGGCCAATGAACCGCGGACGCTGGCGGTGCTCAACCTGGCCGCCGAGAAGGCGGGCTGGGGCGGCGAACTGCCCGAGGGCCGGGGGCGCGGTGTCGCGGTGCACAAGAGCTTCAACACACGCGTGGCGCAGGTGGCCGAGGTTTCGGTCACCGACGGCAAGGTGAAGATCGAGCGTATCGTGGCCGCGGTGGATCTGGGCGTCGCGGTAAACCCGGACGTCATCCGGGCGCAGGTGGAAGGGGCCATCGGCTATGGCCTTGGCCATGCCATGCGCCAGAAGATCACCTTCACGGAAGGCGAGGTCGACCAGTCGAATTTCCCGGACTACGAGCCGCTCCGAATGTCCGACATGCCGGAGATCGAGGTGCATATCGTCCAGTCGACGGAGGCACCGACCGGGATCGGCGAGCCGGGTCTGCCGCCGGCGGCACCTGCGGTGGCCAATGCGATCTATGCGGCCATGGGCAAGCGGGTGATGCGCCTGCCGATGGTCGACGACGGGATCGAGTTCGCCTGA
- a CDS encoding bifunctional allantoicase/(S)-ureidoglycine aminohydrolase, which translates to MTLVPRSYATPPGGLPPQSDLLSGGTSKAVFTEAYAVLPRGTMTDIVLIALPFWGNTKVWVISRPMTGFSETFSHYILEVAPGGGSARPETNREAEAVLFVTRGELWVKTADEEVHRMGPGGYAYLPPGTDYTVENLGTEPAFFHWIRKRYDRVEGIDTPEPFFTNERDHPPHPMPGTDGAWATTRFVDPLDTRHDMHVTIVEFTPGAVIPFMETHVMEHGLFVLQGKGVYRLNQDWVEVEAGDYMWLRAFCPQACYAAGPEPFRYLLYKDVNRHAALPF; encoded by the coding sequence ATGACATTGGTACCGCGGTCCTATGCCACGCCGCCCGGGGGGCTTCCCCCGCAATCCGACCTGTTGTCGGGCGGCACCTCGAAAGCCGTATTCACCGAGGCCTACGCGGTCCTGCCGCGCGGGACGATGACCGACATCGTGCTGATCGCGCTTCCCTTCTGGGGAAACACGAAGGTCTGGGTCATTTCACGCCCGATGACCGGCTTCTCGGAAACCTTCTCGCACTACATTCTCGAGGTCGCCCCGGGTGGCGGCTCAGCCCGGCCCGAAACCAACCGCGAGGCGGAAGCGGTGCTCTTCGTGACCCGTGGCGAGCTTTGGGTAAAGACGGCGGACGAAGAGGTCCACCGCATGGGACCGGGCGGTTATGCCTATCTCCCGCCGGGCACCGACTACACGGTGGAAAACCTCGGGACCGAACCGGCCTTTTTCCACTGGATCCGCAAGCGTTATGACAGGGTCGAGGGCATCGACACGCCCGAGCCCTTCTTCACCAACGAACGTGACCACCCCCCGCACCCGATGCCCGGCACCGATGGCGCCTGGGCCACGACCCGTTTCGTGGACCCGCTCGACACCCGCCACGACATGCACGTGACCATCGTGGAATTCACCCCTGGCGCGGTAATTCCCTTCATGGAGACCCATGTGATGGAGCACGGTCTTTTCGTGCTGCAGGGCAAGGGGGTCTACCGGCTCAACCAGGACTGGGTCGAGGTCGAAGCGGGCGACTACATGTGGCTGCGCGCTTTCTGTCCGCAGGCCTGCTATGCCGCCGGGCCGGAGCCGTTCCGCTATCTGCTCTACAAGGACGTGAACCGCCACGCGGCGCTGCCGTTCTGA
- a CDS encoding DUF2147 domain-containing protein gives MTPTTTLTRIAAATALSFGLSPALAETGLSGTWRTATYNGDYAYVRFGPCSGRICGVVTRTFGPDGEIQGGSLGKTIVVNMEPQGNGEYANGRIRRPDTGQSAPLKLKVNGGSMAVSACIGPLCRNETWTQVQ, from the coding sequence ATGACACCGACGACGACCCTGACCCGGATCGCGGCCGCCACCGCGCTTTCCTTTGGCCTCTCCCCGGCCCTCGCCGAGACCGGCCTCTCCGGCACCTGGCGCACGGCGACCTACAACGGCGACTACGCCTATGTGCGCTTCGGCCCCTGTTCGGGAAGGATCTGCGGTGTGGTGACACGGACCTTCGGCCCGGACGGCGAAATCCAGGGCGGCTCGCTCGGCAAGACCATCGTCGTGAACATGGAGCCTCAGGGCAACGGCGAATACGCGAACGGCCGGATCCGCCGCCCCGACACCGGCCAGTCAGCGCCCCTGAAACTCAAGGTCAACGGCGGTTCGATGGCCGTGTCGGCCTGTATCGGGCCACTGTGCCGGAACGAAACCTGGACCCAGGTGCAGTAG
- the hisH gene encoding imidazole glycerol phosphate synthase subunit HisH: MRTVLIDYESGNLHSAEKAFQRMAREVGGGEVQVTSDPAAVARADRIVLPGDGAFPSCRQALFDHRGIFEAMGEAVLTRGVPFMGICIGMQMLATRGLEYVETPGFDWIAGEVVHIEPGAGQKVPHMGWNDLVIDHPHPLLEGLATGDHAYFVHSFHFRVADPAHRLAHCDYGEEITAIVGRDNIVGTQFHPEKSQANGLRMIGNFLRWTP, encoded by the coding sequence GTGCGAACGGTTCTCATCGACTACGAAAGCGGCAACCTGCATTCGGCCGAAAAAGCCTTCCAGCGCATGGCGCGCGAGGTTGGCGGGGGCGAGGTGCAGGTGACGTCGGACCCTGCGGCCGTGGCTCGGGCGGACCGGATCGTGCTGCCCGGCGACGGGGCCTTTCCGTCCTGCCGTCAGGCGCTCTTTGACCATCGCGGCATCTTCGAGGCGATGGGAGAGGCGGTCCTGACGCGCGGGGTGCCCTTCATGGGCATCTGCATCGGGATGCAGATGCTGGCCACGCGCGGCCTCGAATATGTCGAGACGCCGGGCTTCGACTGGATCGCGGGCGAGGTGGTGCATATCGAGCCGGGCGCAGGCCAGAAGGTGCCGCATATGGGATGGAACGACCTCGTCATCGACCATCCGCATCCGCTGCTCGAGGGGCTCGCCACGGGCGACCACGCCTATTTCGTGCATAGCTTCCATTTCCGGGTGGCTGATCCTGCACACAGGCTCGCGCACTGCGACTATGGCGAGGAAATCACCGCCATCGTCGGGCGCGACAACATCGTGGGCACGCAGTTTCACCCGGAAAAATCGCAGGCCAACGGCCTTCGGATGATCGGGAACTTCCTGCGCTGGACCCCCTAG
- the hisB gene encoding imidazoleglycerol-phosphate dehydratase HisB yields the protein MRRAKVSRQTAETEITVEVNLDGTGVYDNDTGVGFFDHMLDQLSRHSLIDMTVRAKGDYHIDDHHTVEDTGIALGKALAEALGDKKGIRRYGECHLPMDDAQVRAALDLSGRPYLVWNVDIPTAKIGSFDTELVREFFTAFAGNGGITLHVDRLHGFNSHHIVEAAFKAVARALRVAVETDPRKADAIPSTKGAL from the coding sequence ATGCGCAGAGCGAAGGTGAGCCGTCAGACGGCGGAGACGGAAATCACGGTCGAGGTGAACCTCGACGGGACCGGGGTCTATGACAACGACACGGGCGTGGGGTTCTTCGACCATATGCTCGACCAGCTGTCGCGCCATTCGCTCATCGACATGACGGTGCGCGCGAAGGGGGACTACCACATCGACGATCACCACACGGTGGAGGACACGGGCATCGCACTGGGCAAGGCCCTGGCCGAGGCGCTTGGAGACAAGAAGGGCATCCGGCGCTATGGCGAGTGCCATCTGCCGATGGACGATGCGCAGGTCCGAGCGGCCCTCGACCTGTCGGGTCGGCCCTATCTCGTGTGGAACGTGGATATTCCCACGGCCAAGATCGGGAGTTTCGACACCGAGCTCGTGCGCGAGTTCTTCACGGCCTTCGCCGGGAACGGAGGCATCACCCTCCACGTCGACCGGCTGCATGGCTTCAATTCCCACCACATCGTGGAGGCGGCGTTCAAGGCCGTCGCGCGGGCGCTGCGGGTGGCGGTTGAGACCGATCCGCGCAAGGCGGACGCGATCCCCTCGACCAAGGGCGCATTGTAA
- the glpD gene encoding glycerol-3-phosphate dehydrogenase, with the protein MTPYIEDMVETVDLFVIGGGVNGCGIAREAAGRGLRVTLAEMGDLAQATSSASSKLIHGGLRYLEFYEFRLVRESLAEREKLLAALPHIAWPMRFVLPHHDGLRPDWMLRAGLFLYDRLGGRGLPPTRRIDLRTHRAGQLLSPKFRYGFEYSDAWVDDARLVVLNARDAALRGATILTRAWVVSVTRHAAHWEIKVERDGHVETLFARRLVNAAGPWAGEVSRTTGASHKVRLVRGSHVVIPRLPGHDQPYILQGGDGRIVFLLPYEDDFTLIGTTEAEHKGDAGHAVCSPEEVRYLVDFVNGYLATPISTEDVVWTYSGVRPLIEGEGDARSASRDYQLDYDDSAAPLLTVLGGKLTTYRKLAENALGFMGVGGPWTARAPLPGGTFDRRALPSMLADLRAKYPFLTERWARRLLRSYGTDAETILAGASSAEALGMDFGATLTEAEVRFLMRNEFAQTAEDVLWRRSKLGLRLDTEAVVMLDDAMARIASGPPDRARVATG; encoded by the coding sequence ATGACGCCCTACATTGAAGACATGGTTGAGACGGTTGATCTTTTCGTCATCGGGGGTGGCGTCAACGGATGCGGGATCGCGCGGGAGGCCGCAGGGCGCGGGCTCCGTGTGACGCTGGCCGAGATGGGGGATCTGGCGCAGGCGACGTCCTCGGCCTCCTCGAAGCTCATTCACGGCGGGCTGCGCTATCTCGAGTTCTACGAGTTCCGCCTCGTGCGCGAGAGCCTCGCCGAGCGGGAGAAGCTGCTCGCGGCACTGCCTCATATCGCCTGGCCCATGCGCTTCGTGCTGCCGCATCACGACGGGCTTCGGCCCGACTGGATGTTGCGGGCCGGACTGTTTCTCTACGACCGATTGGGCGGGCGGGGTCTGCCGCCGACGCGACGGATCGACCTGCGCACACATCGCGCGGGGCAGCTCCTGTCGCCGAAGTTCCGATACGGGTTCGAGTATTCCGATGCCTGGGTGGACGACGCGCGGCTCGTGGTTCTGAACGCCCGCGATGCGGCACTACGGGGCGCGACCATCCTGACCCGGGCGTGGGTCGTCTCGGTCACGCGCCACGCCGCCCATTGGGAGATCAAGGTCGAGCGGGACGGGCATGTAGAGACGCTTTTCGCCCGCAGGCTGGTCAATGCCGCTGGTCCCTGGGCGGGCGAGGTCAGCCGGACCACGGGCGCGTCGCACAAGGTGCGGCTGGTGCGCGGGTCCCATGTCGTCATTCCGCGTCTGCCGGGGCACGACCAGCCCTATATCCTGCAAGGCGGCGACGGGCGCATCGTTTTCCTCCTTCCTTACGAGGATGACTTCACCCTGATCGGCACGACCGAGGCCGAGCATAAGGGTGACGCGGGCCATGCGGTCTGCTCGCCCGAGGAGGTCCGTTATCTGGTCGATTTCGTGAACGGCTACCTTGCGACCCCGATCTCGACCGAGGATGTCGTCTGGACCTATTCCGGCGTGCGACCTTTGATCGAAGGCGAGGGCGACGCCCGATCTGCTTCACGCGACTACCAACTCGACTACGATGACAGCGCCGCGCCGCTTCTGACCGTGCTCGGGGGCAAGCTCACCACCTACCGAAAGCTCGCCGAGAATGCCTTGGGCTTCATGGGGGTCGGCGGGCCGTGGACCGCGCGGGCGCCTCTGCCCGGCGGCACCTTCGACCGGCGCGCCCTGCCTTCGATGCTCGCCGATCTGCGGGCGAAGTATCCGTTCCTGACCGAACGCTGGGCCCGGCGGCTCCTGCGGAGTTATGGCACCGATGCCGAAACGATCCTTGCGGGCGCAAGCTCGGCCGAAGCGCTGGGCATGGATTTCGGCGCCACCCTGACCGAGGCGGAGGTGCGATTCCTGATGCGCAACGAGTTCGCCCAAACGGCCGAGGACGTGCTCTGGCGCAGGTCGAAACTCGGACTTCGGCTGGATACCGAGGCGGTCGTCATGCTCGATGATGCGATGGCGCGCATCGCCTCTGGACCGCCGGACAGGGCCCGCGTCGCCACCGGCTGA
- a CDS encoding ureidoglycolate lyase, translating into MTTIKIEPLTPEAFAPFGQILDATGAPDKIINQGKCGRYHDRATLDFADGRAAISIFKAEPRALPYTLDLVERHPDGSQAFLPMYEASFLVIVAPDDNGTPGTPLAFRTAPGQGINLNRGTWHGVLTPLAPPGLFAVVDRVGPGANLEEHWFDTPYIVTG; encoded by the coding sequence ATGACGACCATCAAGATCGAGCCCCTCACGCCCGAGGCCTTCGCTCCCTTCGGCCAGATCCTCGACGCGACCGGCGCGCCCGACAAGATCATCAATCAGGGAAAATGCGGACGCTACCACGACCGCGCCACGCTCGACTTCGCCGACGGCCGCGCGGCCATTTCGATCTTCAAGGCAGAACCCCGCGCGCTCCCCTACACGCTCGACCTCGTCGAACGCCACCCGGATGGCTCGCAAGCCTTCCTCCCGATGTACGAGGCGTCCTTCCTCGTCATCGTTGCCCCGGATGACAACGGCACCCCCGGCACGCCGCTCGCCTTTCGCACCGCACCGGGCCAAGGCATCAACCTGAACCGTGGCACATGGCACGGCGTCCTCACGCCGCTCGCGCCCCCCGGCCTCTTCGCCGTCGTCGACCGCGTCGGCCCCGGTGCGAATCTCGAAGAACACTGGTTCGACACGCCCTATATCGTCACTGGTTAG
- the uraH gene encoding hydroxyisourate hydrolase, with translation MSGYLTTHVLDTARGCPAAGLRIDLFRLVGEARSHVRSLVTNADGRTDEPILPKPDFEPGTYELLFHAGAYLDASGVAPEEPRFLDVIPIRFGMSEESHYHVPLLLSPFGFSTYRGS, from the coding sequence ATGAGCGGATATCTGACGACACATGTGCTCGACACCGCGCGGGGCTGCCCGGCGGCGGGCTTGCGCATCGACCTTTTCCGGCTGGTCGGCGAGGCGCGCAGTCATGTGCGCAGCCTCGTCACCAATGCGGACGGACGCACCGACGAGCCGATCCTGCCGAAACCGGACTTCGAGCCGGGCACCTATGAGCTTCTGTTTCACGCAGGCGCCTATCTCGATGCGAGCGGGGTCGCCCCGGAGGAGCCCCGCTTCCTCGACGTGATCCCGATCCGTTTCGGCATGTCGGAGGAGAGCCACTATCACGTGCCGCTGCTGCTTTCGCCCTTCGGGTTCTCCACCTATCGCGGGAGCTAG
- a CDS encoding urate hydroxylase PuuD, with protein sequence MLMTIFLDWLELAVRWTHVITAIAWIGSSFYFIALDLGLRPARDADKGVGGEAWQVHGGGFYFIQKYLVSPARMPDELTWFKWESYATWLSGAALLMLVYWVGGEMYLVDQHKMEMPLWLGIVISAASLTVGWLVYDRLCKSGLAEKPTLLMVLLFLLLMAMGWGYNQIFTGRAVMLHLGAFTATIMTANVFFIIMPNQRIVVADLIAGRTPDAKYGKIAKLRSTHNNYLTLPVIFLMLSNHYPLAFASDYNWLVAGLVFLMGVTIRHFFNTHHAHGPYLWWTWLVTALLFLAAIWLSTLGTEGWTYEEAEARAMSAQEERFASAEGFSEVTDIVMGRCSMCHAREPGWEGMVSPPKGVILETPADIAHWAHRIYQQAGLTDAMPPANVSWMEPAERAAIRAWFDEAG encoded by the coding sequence ATGCTGATGACCATCTTCCTCGACTGGCTCGAACTGGCGGTGCGCTGGACCCATGTGATCACAGCCATCGCCTGGATCGGATCGTCGTTCTATTTCATCGCTCTGGACCTCGGGCTGCGGCCGGCCCGCGATGCCGACAAGGGCGTGGGGGGCGAGGCCTGGCAGGTGCATGGCGGCGGGTTCTACTTCATCCAGAAGTATCTGGTGAGCCCGGCGCGGATGCCCGATGAACTGACCTGGTTCAAATGGGAGAGCTATGCGACCTGGCTCTCGGGCGCGGCACTTCTCATGCTCGTTTATTGGGTCGGGGGCGAGATGTATCTCGTCGACCAGCACAAAATGGAAATGCCGCTCTGGCTGGGCATCGTGATTTCGGCCGCCTCGCTGACCGTTGGCTGGCTGGTCTACGACCGGCTCTGCAAATCGGGACTGGCGGAGAAGCCGACGCTGCTCATGGTGCTTCTGTTCCTGCTCCTCATGGCGATGGGCTGGGGCTACAATCAGATCTTCACGGGTCGCGCGGTGATGCTGCATCTGGGCGCCTTCACGGCGACGATCATGACGGCCAACGTGTTCTTCATCATCATGCCCAACCAGCGGATCGTGGTGGCGGACCTGATCGCCGGGCGCACGCCGGATGCGAAATACGGCAAGATCGCCAAGCTCCGGTCGACGCACAACAACTACCTGACCCTGCCGGTCATCTTCCTGATGCTCTCCAACCACTACCCGCTGGCCTTCGCGAGCGATTACAACTGGTTGGTGGCGGGGCTCGTCTTTCTCATGGGGGTGACGATCCGGCACTTCTTCAATACCCATCACGCGCATGGGCCCTATCTGTGGTGGACCTGGCTGGTGACGGCGCTCCTCTTCCTCGCCGCGATCTGGCTGTCCACGCTGGGGACGGAAGGCTGGACCTATGAGGAGGCGGAGGCGCGGGCCATGAGCGCGCAGGAAGAGCGCTTCGCCAGTGCGGAAGGGTTTTCGGAGGTCACCGACATCGTCATGGGGCGCTGTTCCATGTGCCATGCCCGCGAGCCGGGTTGGGAGGGGATGGTGTCGCCGCCCAAGGGGGTAATCCTCGAGACGCCGGCGGACATCGCCCATTGGGCGCATCGGATCTATCAGCAGGCCGGTCTGACCGACGCGATGCCGCCGGCGAATGTGAGCTGGATGGAGCCCGCGGAGCGGGCCGCGATCCGGGCCTGGTTCGACGAGGCGGGGTGA
- a CDS encoding DUF2147 domain-containing protein, translating to MKRIALAAALTLGSALSAQAADPAIGIWQTQVDEGSFAMVNMYACGPAVCGTITRTFKADGTEYDSPNKGKQIVMNMTPQGDGAYAGEVLRPADNKTYIGKMQITGNDLALKGCVAGGLICKSQSWKKLQ from the coding sequence ATGAAACGCATCGCACTCGCCGCCGCTCTCACGCTCGGTTCCGCACTCTCGGCGCAGGCCGCAGACCCGGCCATCGGCATCTGGCAGACGCAGGTGGACGAAGGCTCTTTCGCCATGGTCAACATGTATGCCTGCGGCCCCGCCGTCTGCGGCACGATCACCCGGACCTTCAAGGCTGACGGCACCGAATACGACTCGCCCAACAAGGGCAAGCAGATCGTCATGAACATGACCCCGCAAGGCGACGGCGCCTATGCCGGTGAGGTTCTGCGCCCTGCGGACAACAAGACCTACATCGGCAAGATGCAGATCACCGGCAACGATCTGGCGCTGAAAGGTTGCGTGGCGGGCGGGCTGATCTGCAAGAGCCAGAGCTGGAAGAAGCTTCAGTAG
- a CDS encoding (2Fe-2S)-binding protein: protein MAITLNINGSAHEVDAPEDMPLLWAIRDVLGMTGTKFGCGVASCGACTVHVDGEPTRACQTPIGSVGEAAVTTIEGLSGPVAQAVQSAWQDLDVVQCGYCQSGQIMSAVGLLTENPKPDDQAIDDYMWGNVCRCATYTRIRAAIHEASSRMEA, encoded by the coding sequence ATGGCGATCACACTCAACATCAACGGAAGCGCGCATGAGGTGGATGCGCCCGAGGACATGCCGCTTCTCTGGGCGATCCGCGATGTGCTCGGCATGACCGGGACCAAGTTCGGCTGCGGTGTCGCGTCCTGCGGGGCCTGCACGGTCCATGTGGACGGCGAGCCGACCCGCGCCTGCCAGACTCCCATCGGAAGCGTGGGTGAGGCCGCCGTGACCACCATCGAGGGCCTGTCAGGTCCGGTGGCGCAAGCGGTGCAATCGGCATGGCAGGATCTCGACGTCGTTCAATGCGGCTACTGCCAGTCGGGCCAGATCATGAGCGCGGTGGGTCTTCTGACCGAGAACCCCAAGCCCGACGATCAGGCCATCGACGATTACATGTGGGGCAACGTCTGCCGCTGCGCGACCTATACGCGCATCCGGGCCGCGATCCACGAAGCATCCAGCCGAATGGAGGCATGA